A region of Allocoleopsis franciscana PCC 7113 DNA encodes the following proteins:
- a CDS encoding DUF4346 domain-containing protein, producing the protein MSLTVDDLRAIDDKLSKRDINLDPGGYFIIYLDRESRLICAKHFTNVIDERGLAIDPETGKVIPAKGKVERTQSTLFTGRTAKELCVAIFEQTQPCPVTMLDHAAYLGREFVRAESALVDGGEYIQD; encoded by the coding sequence ATGAGTTTAACAGTAGATGACCTACGTGCAATTGACGATAAGCTATCGAAACGCGATATCAACCTTGACCCAGGCGGATATTTCATTATCTACCTCGATCGCGAGTCAAGGCTAATTTGTGCCAAACATTTCACTAATGTAATTGATGAGCGAGGCTTAGCCATTGACCCAGAAACAGGCAAAGTCATCCCCGCCAAGGGCAAAGTAGAACGGACTCAAAGCACCCTGTTTACAGGCAGAACTGCAAAAGAACTTTGTGTGGCTATCTTTGAGCAAACCCAACCCTGTCCCGTCACAATGCTCGATCATGCAGCTTATTTGGGACGGGAGTTTGTTCGGGCTGAGTCTGCTCTAGTGGATGGCGGAGAGTATATTCAGGATTAG
- a CDS encoding chlorophyll a/b-binding protein — MTNTPNTPITNPEDRNAVKFGFTPQAEIWNGRLAMLGFVIAIAIELFTNQGVLHFWGLQ; from the coding sequence ATGACAAATACACCAAACACACCCATTACTAACCCCGAAGACCGTAACGCTGTCAAGTTCGGCTTCACCCCCCAAGCCGAAATCTGGAATGGACGTTTGGCAATGCTTGGTTTTGTTATTGCCATCGCCATTGAATTGTTTACGAATCAAGGTGTTCTACACTTTTGGGGACTTCAATAG
- a CDS encoding photosystem I reaction center protein subunit XI, whose amino-acid sequence MADPRDTELIKPFNGDPFTGHLSTPISDSGIVRAFLNNLPAYRKGISPLLRGLEIGLAHGYFIIGPWVIFGPLRDYPGAASLGGLISGVALIIIATAAMAAYGIANFQEGHNNAVAKQNPKTPAELTTADGWSQFAGGFFIGGMGGAFVAYFLLANFDVVDAILRGVVHNT is encoded by the coding sequence ATGGCTGATCCCAGAGATACAGAGCTTATAAAACCGTTTAATGGTGACCCTTTTACGGGGCATTTATCAACTCCCATCAGTGATTCCGGTATCGTTAGGGCTTTCCTCAACAATCTCCCCGCCTACCGCAAAGGCATATCACCCCTTCTGCGAGGTCTAGAGATTGGTTTGGCTCACGGTTATTTCATCATCGGCCCTTGGGTCATCTTTGGCCCACTGCGGGACTATCCGGGTGCCGCCAGTTTAGGTGGATTAATTTCAGGCGTAGCTTTGATTATCATTGCAACCGCCGCTATGGCTGCCTATGGCATTGCCAATTTCCAAGAAGGCCATAATAATGCCGTTGCTAAGCAAAACCCCAAAACCCCTGCTGAACTAACTACGGCTGACGGCTGGAGCCAGTTTGCGGGTGGGTTCTTTATTGGTGGCATGGGTGGCGCTTTCGTGGCTTACTTCCTGCTGGCCAATTTTGATGTTGTGGATGCCATCCTCCGTGGCGTCGTTCACAATACATAG
- a CDS encoding chlorophyll a/b-binding protein encodes MQPSNTPPIINPEERNAWKTGITPQAEIWNGRLAMIGFVAALLTEILANQGVLHFWGLM; translated from the coding sequence ATGCAACCCTCAAACACTCCTCCCATCATCAATCCTGAAGAGCGTAATGCTTGGAAGACAGGTATAACACCTCAAGCAGAAATCTGGAATGGACGCCTTGCAATGATTGGCTTTGTCGCTGCCCTGCTGACTGAGATATTAGCGAACCAAGGGGTGCTGCACTTCTGGGGCTTAATGTAA
- a CDS encoding ABC transporter ATP-binding protein: protein MAQVVLENIYKSFSGRKGERTVTPVTAEPLLSPVDEAPVVAVDKFSSKENSTAQKSTNVNVLRRINLTVNDGEFMVLVGPSGCGKSTLLRLIAGLEQMTGGNIWVNDRLVNDLPPKERDIAMVFQNYALYPHLTVYDNIAFGLRRTKMLTPETEISSGEEQSAQEIPQWVEDFFVAMTRSLPKGIRYFSDKEKAVDEQVRRVAQLLQIEPLLHRLPKHLSGGQRQRVALGRAISRNPQVFLMDEPLSNLDAKLRAETRSQIVKLQRQLGTTTIYVTHDQTEAMTMGDRIAVMNHGQIQQLAPPLELYNHPANQFVAEFIGSPPMNFISVQIKAPLLITHPQFRLTLPEAWAPILKKYDGRSLTLGIRPEHLIVSVPAPKNLPVQVELVEALGNDTYLTVSLAEASPLQVRTAPDQLVQMGDQLWLSIVVDKIHFFDPQTGLAVRPDS from the coding sequence GTGGCGCAGGTTGTTCTAGAAAATATTTATAAAAGCTTTTCAGGTCGTAAGGGAGAGCGAACCGTCACACCAGTAACAGCAGAACCTCTGCTCTCGCCGGTGGATGAAGCGCCGGTGGTTGCCGTTGACAAATTTTCTTCTAAAGAAAATTCTACTGCACAAAAATCAACAAATGTCAATGTATTGCGACGCATTAACCTCACCGTAAATGATGGCGAGTTTATGGTGCTGGTTGGCCCTTCCGGTTGCGGCAAAAGTACCTTGCTGCGATTGATTGCGGGGTTGGAGCAAATGACGGGCGGCAATATTTGGGTGAATGATCGCTTAGTTAATGACCTCCCCCCCAAAGAACGAGACATCGCCATGGTGTTTCAGAACTATGCCCTCTATCCCCATTTAACAGTCTATGACAACATAGCCTTTGGACTACGGCGCACAAAAATGCTAACTCCGGAAACGGAGATTTCCAGTGGGGAAGAGCAATCTGCACAGGAGATTCCCCAGTGGGTAGAGGATTTCTTCGTCGCAATGACGCGATCGCTTCCCAAAGGAATCCGCTATTTTTCTGACAAGGAGAAAGCCGTTGATGAGCAAGTCCGTCGGGTGGCGCAGTTGTTACAAATCGAGCCACTGCTGCACCGACTACCCAAGCATCTCTCTGGGGGACAACGGCAACGAGTTGCGCTAGGACGGGCAATTTCTCGCAATCCTCAAGTGTTTTTGATGGATGAACCCCTCTCCAACTTGGATGCCAAACTCCGGGCGGAAACACGCAGCCAAATTGTGAAACTTCAGCGGCAGTTGGGAACCACCACAATTTACGTCACCCACGACCAAACCGAAGCGATGACAATGGGCGATCGCATCGCTGTGATGAATCACGGGCAAATCCAACAACTTGCTCCCCCGCTGGAACTTTACAACCATCCCGCCAACCAGTTTGTGGCGGAATTCATCGGTTCACCGCCGATGAACTTTATCTCCGTTCAGATTAAAGCGCCGCTTCTCATTACCCATCCTCAGTTCCGCCTCACCCTTCCCGAAGCCTGGGCACCTATTCTGAAAAAATACGACGGACGTTCCCTCACGTTAGGCATTCGTCCCGAACATCTCATCGTTAGCGTGCCTGCGCCCAAAAACCTACCCGTACAAGTTGAACTGGTAGAAGCATTGGGAAACGACACTTATTTAACCGTGTCGCTAGCTGAAGCATCTCCTTTACAGGTGAGAACCGCACCCGATCAACTCGTTCAAATGGGCGATCAACTTTGGCTATCAATAGTAGTTGATAAGATTCATTTTTTTGACCCCCAAACAGGTTTAGCCGTTCGACCTGATTCTTAG
- a CDS encoding pentapeptide repeat-containing protein: MDTDELKRRYLAGERNFHRANLNGSDLRKIPLMRADLLKANLHNSNLSGANLTRVNLYQANLSKADLRQTIFNEAILHGAELTGANLHRASLIKADLCEANLKGASLTHTNLGAAKLSGANLNNANLTWANLRKADLKNANLEGADLSGAKFCNTIMPDGSMRNDDC, translated from the coding sequence ATGGATACGGATGAACTGAAGCGGCGTTATCTGGCTGGAGAACGAAATTTTCATCGGGCAAACTTAAACGGCTCAGATTTGCGTAAAATCCCATTAATGAGAGCCGACTTGCTGAAGGCAAATTTGCACAATTCTAACTTAAGTGGAGCGAACCTCACGAGGGTAAACCTTTACCAAGCCAATCTGAGTAAAGCCGATTTGCGCCAAACAATCTTCAATGAGGCAATATTACATGGTGCTGAACTCACTGGAGCCAATTTACATCGAGCTAGCTTGATCAAGGCCGATCTGTGTGAAGCTAACCTGAAAGGGGCAAGTCTAACTCATACTAACTTGGGCGCGGCTAAACTGAGTGGAGCAAACCTGAATAATGCCAACTTAACTTGGGCGAATCTGCGTAAGGCCGATCTGAAGAACGCTAACCTAGAGGGCGCAGACCTAAGCGGTGCTAAATTTTGCAATACAATCATGCCTGATGGGAGCATGAGAAATGATGATTGCTGA
- the psb32 gene encoding photosystem II repair protein Psb32, producing MKQLLNRLDESQKYLQRLILPLVLCVLASVFVAAPANATGVYQMPNIRAGEPTWVVDKAEVLSRLNEGRLSNTLDDLAKKTGKEVRMVTMHRLDYGETIDSFTKALFEKWFPTPQAQAKQALLVIDTLTNTTAIQTGEAVKSVLPDDIAESVASETVAVPLRTGNKYNQALLDASDRLVAVLSGEPDPGPPVVEEKIQVESTFKSAEETDTQNSTIWVVTILIIATVVPMATYFFYQNFSG from the coding sequence ATGAAACAGCTCCTCAATCGACTCGACGAGAGTCAAAAATACCTTCAACGCCTGATTCTACCCCTGGTATTATGCGTTTTAGCCAGTGTATTCGTGGCAGCACCCGCTAACGCCACTGGAGTTTATCAGATGCCCAACATTAGGGCTGGGGAACCGACTTGGGTGGTTGATAAAGCCGAAGTTCTCAGCCGTTTGAATGAAGGACGCTTGAGTAATACTTTGGATGATTTAGCGAAGAAAACGGGCAAAGAGGTCAGGATGGTTACCATGCACCGTTTAGACTACGGTGAGACGATCGATAGTTTCACAAAAGCCCTATTTGAAAAATGGTTCCCAACCCCACAAGCTCAAGCCAAGCAAGCGTTGCTCGTGATTGACACGCTAACCAACACAACTGCTATTCAGACGGGTGAAGCGGTTAAGTCCGTTCTACCTGACGACATTGCCGAAAGCGTAGCGTCTGAAACGGTAGCGGTGCCCCTCCGAACGGGGAACAAGTACAATCAAGCTTTGTTGGATGCTAGCGATCGCTTAGTCGCCGTTCTTTCGGGTGAACCCGACCCAGGCCCCCCGGTTGTGGAAGAAAAGATTCAGGTTGAAAGCACCTTTAAGAGTGCAGAAGAAACTGACACCCAAAATTCTACGATTTGGGTGGTGACTATCTTGATTATCGCCACCGTTGTCCCGATGGCTACCTACTTTTTCTATCAGAATTTCTCAGGCTAA
- the aroF gene encoding 3-deoxy-7-phosphoheptulonate synthase — protein sequence MLNAKLATQSHPNHNTLVKLSDNVTFGARELVIIGGPCAVENRRQMELVAQQLQHAPVQALRGGVFKPRTSPYSFQGLGVEGLEILSEVRSRYNLPVITEVMTIDQIESLAPHGDMLQVGSRNMQNFDLLKALGQIDKPVLLKRGLAATLEEFVMAAEYILSHGNSQVVLCERGIRSFDNFTRNVLDLGAVVALKQLTHLPVIVDPSHAVGKRELVAPLAKAAVACGADGLMIECHPEPEKSVSDARQALSLDDMVDLVESLRPVAVAVGRQIAEPLNLPQLAIAS from the coding sequence ATGTTGAATGCCAAACTTGCTACACAATCTCATCCTAACCACAACACCCTTGTCAAACTCTCGGATAACGTCACCTTCGGGGCAAGAGAACTTGTAATTATTGGGGGGCCATGTGCCGTTGAAAATCGCAGACAAATGGAACTCGTTGCTCAACAACTTCAGCACGCACCCGTTCAGGCGCTACGGGGTGGTGTTTTCAAACCCCGGACATCTCCCTACTCGTTTCAGGGCTTAGGTGTGGAAGGATTAGAGATATTGTCAGAAGTGCGATCGCGCTACAATCTTCCGGTAATCACCGAGGTCATGACCATTGATCAAATCGAATCCCTTGCACCCCATGGGGATATGCTTCAGGTTGGTAGCCGCAACATGCAAAACTTTGATTTACTCAAAGCACTCGGTCAAATCGACAAGCCAGTCCTGCTGAAGCGAGGGTTAGCTGCAACGCTTGAGGAATTTGTCATGGCAGCCGAATACATTCTCAGCCACGGTAACTCTCAAGTTGTATTGTGTGAACGCGGTATCCGCAGTTTCGATAACTTCACTCGCAATGTGCTGGATTTAGGAGCCGTCGTAGCACTCAAGCAGCTTACTCACCTGCCCGTGATTGTAGACCCCTCTCATGCTGTGGGCAAGCGGGAATTGGTCGCCCCTCTGGCTAAAGCGGCTGTGGCTTGTGGAGCTGATGGACTGATGATTGAATGTCACCCCGAACCGGAAAAATCAGTTTCCGATGCACGTCAGGCACTTTCTTTGGACGATATGGTGGATTTAGTCGAGAGTTTACGACCTGTTGCCGTCGCCGTTGGACGACAGATTGCGGAACCTTTAAATCTGCCACAATTGGCGATCGCGTCTTAA
- a CDS encoding photosystem I reaction center subunit VIII, with product MTGAYAASFLPWILIPVVTWLLPAVVMGLLFIYIESDA from the coding sequence ATGACAGGTGCATACGCAGCTTCATTCTTGCCCTGGATTTTGATTCCCGTCGTGACTTGGCTCCTGCCTGCTGTGGTAATGGGTCTTTTATTTATCTACATTGAAAGCGACGCTTAA